The genomic window GTCTGTTTTAGAAACACAAAGATACTATTCTTCATATTATTATGGAGCTGCAATTATTCTAATTGCGTATTTATCTGTTATTATCTCAGGTTTTCTGCTAATTTTTTAGTAAACTTGACCTAATATTATCAAAAATTCTCTAAAAAATGAAATCTCCTTTTATCTACCTACTCAGTTGTCTGTTTATTTTGACAGCGACCGCTCAAAAGAAAACCATTTCATTGGATCAAATTTGGGATGGCACTTTCAGAACGCAGGGCATGACCGCTTTGCATTCGATGAACAATGGACAGCAATATTCAGTTTTGAATTTTGACAGATCGGCACGATCGACTTCCATTGATTTATACGATTACAAAACTTTATCCAAAGTAAAAACCATTGCAAGCTCTCAATCGATGGATGCAATTCCGTATTTCACAAATTACACGTTTAGTGACGATGAGCGTCAAGTGATTTTAGAAACCGAAACAGAACCTATATTTCGGTATTCTGCTTTCGGAATTTTTTATGTATATAATATCAATTCTGAAAGTCTCGAAAAAATTTCTGAAGATAAAATTCAAGAACCTGCTTTTTCTCCAGATGGCACCAAAGTCGCTTATGGACGAAAGAACAATATATTTATAAAAGACCTTATCTCTGGAACCACAAAACAAATCACCTTTGATGGAGAGAAAAACAAAATCATTAATGGAATTACGGATTGGGTTTACGAGGAAGAATTTGCTTTCGTAAGGGCTTTTGAGTGGAATGCTTCCAGCAATAAAATTGCGTTTATTCGTTTTGACGAAACCGAAGTTCCTGAATTTTCAATGGATATTTATGGGACTGACTTGTATCAAACTCAAGAAGTATTCAAGTACCCGAAAGCAGGGGAGAAAAATGCTGAAGTATCACTTCATTTCTACGATTTAAGCGCGGATCAAATTTCAACGGTTGCATTGTCTAAGGACTATAACGATTTTTATATTCCTCGAATTAAATGGACAAAAGATGCAAATATTCTGTCCGCTCAATATATGAACAGGCATCAAAATACTTTGGACCTTTGGATGATCAATCCAACAACGAACAAAGCCGATTTAGTGCTTTCTGAAAAAGACGACGCCTATGTGGATGTGACGGATAATTTGACGTTTCTAAAAGACTACAGCTTTATCTGGACCAGCGAAAAAGATGGGTACAATCATATTTATCACTACACCAAAGAAGGGAAGTTAAAAAATCAAGTCACAAAAGGCAACTGGGAAGTCACTGCCTATTATGGGTACAATGAATCAGCTAAAACTATTTATTATCAATCGGTAGAAAATGGTTCTATCAATCGAGATATCTATTCAATCCGATTGAATGGTAAAAACAAAAAACGACTCTCTTTAGAGGAAGGAACAAATGATGCTTCTTTTAGTGCAGATTTCACCTACTTTATCAAAACCTATTCCAATGCTACCACGCCTCAAAAATTTACATTAAACGATTCTAAATCCGGCAGACTGGTTAAAAATATCAAAGACAATTCGGCACTTTTAGAAACACTAGGGACTTATAAGTTTTCTAACAAAGAATTCAGTACCATTAACGTCAATGGAAACGATTTGAATATGTGGATGCTCAAACCCGCCGATTTTGATCCGTCAAAATCCTACCCACTTTTAATGTTTCAATACTCAGGGCCGGGGTCGCAACAAGTAGCTAACAGATGGTACAGTTCACGCGATTATTGGCATCAATATTTAGCCCAACAAGGTTATATTGTGGCTTGTGTAGATGGACGAGGAACAGGCTTCAAAGGAGCCGATTTCAAAAAAATGACCTATTTAAATCTAGTCAAATACGAAACTGAAGATCAAATTCAAGCCGCAAAACAAATTTCAGAGTTATCCTATATAGACGAAAG from Formosa sp. Hel1_33_131 includes these protein-coding regions:
- a CDS encoding S9 family peptidase: MKSPFIYLLSCLFILTATAQKKTISLDQIWDGTFRTQGMTALHSMNNGQQYSVLNFDRSARSTSIDLYDYKTLSKVKTIASSQSMDAIPYFTNYTFSDDERQVILETETEPIFRYSAFGIFYVYNINSESLEKISEDKIQEPAFSPDGTKVAYGRKNNIFIKDLISGTTKQITFDGEKNKIINGITDWVYEEEFAFVRAFEWNASSNKIAFIRFDETEVPEFSMDIYGTDLYQTQEVFKYPKAGEKNAEVSLHFYDLSADQISTVALSKDYNDFYIPRIKWTKDANILSAQYMNRHQNTLDLWMINPTTNKADLVLSEKDDAYVDVTDNLTFLKDYSFIWTSEKDGYNHIYHYTKEGKLKNQVTKGNWEVTAYYGYNESAKTIYYQSVENGSINRDIYSIRLNGKNKKRLSLEEGTNDASFSADFTYFIKTYSNATTPQKFTLNDSKSGRLVKNIKDNSALLETLGTYKFSNKEFSTINVNGNDLNMWMLKPADFDPSKSYPLLMFQYSGPGSQQVANRWYSSRDYWHQYLAQQGYIVACVDGRGTGFKGADFKKMTYLNLVKYETEDQIQAAKQISELSYIDESRIGIWGWSYGGHMSTNCLLKGNDVFKMAIAVAPVTSWRFYDTIYTERFMRTPQENPNGYDENSPFNYPELLKGDYLLVHGSGDDNVHVQHTMRMVEALIQADKQFDWAIYPDKNHGIYGGNTTMHLYTKMTNFLHEKLGDKRMN